In Nakaseomyces glabratus chromosome A, complete sequence, the DNA window ATATTGGGTAGAGGACATAATAGTTAGCGTATGCATACACCGTGCCACCGAATCTGCACTACAATCATAAGCTATATCAAATTATAGCGCTACAGTTCCATAGGAAGGAATTGCAAAAGAGAACCAACAGATAATTAAACTTAAAGTTTAATAAAAGATATTAACACCACAAAGCTAGACAGTAAAGATTTTAATGACCTATCAAAACGATAATCGGAGTCCACTATAGGAAGCAATTACGATACTTTACCAGCAAAACAACAGGAAATCTAACAGTTATAAGCGATACGAAGTTGCCTATAACTTCTATAAATGAATCGAGCCACACGAAGTCGAAAACCAGATCAACTCCCGTCACAACCGCAACGATATGATTACAATACCATTAATGATCTGGGTGCAACCCATATGACAAATGGTGGAACCAATGTTGCATCCATAACAACCAATCTATCGACAAATCCGAATGTTGAAATTCATGAAGAAGTTTTCGAGAACAATGCGAGAAAACTAGGTCCCTTAAAAATTAGATATGATTCGAAAaaacttttgaattttaaGAGATTATTGGAGGTTAGATCAGAAAATGCTATCAAAGACTCTGAGGCATCTATCCGAGAGTTTGATCCGAACGGTGATAGTGATGCACTCCAAATACCGGAGGTAGACGACGATATCCCATACAGAGGAGTTGTTGTAGGCAAAAAGAATTACAGCACTCATCGAACAATCCCTTCATCAACTGATCGTGAGTTCTTCAGGAGATTATTCCTAGAATCATCTACAGCTGCATTTTACAATGGTAATGTTCTTTTAGGGAATCATGATATAAATGATAACGATACCAGTCAACCACCGAAtaagaaattaaagaacGTGAAAGCTGTAAAAGAAAATCCAAAGACAATAGAATATGTATACATAAGAGATTCAGAAGTCAAGACATGGTACACAGCCCCATATCCCGAGGaattcaataaaaataaaatactttACGTCTGTGAATATTGCCTGAAGTACATGAATTCACgttttgtatattatagACACACACTGAAATGCAAGGACCATAGACCCCCAGGTAATGAAATTTACAGAGATGAGAATGTCTCCGTCTGGGAAATAGATGGCAGAGAAAACGTTGTCTACTGCCAAAATTTATGTCTACTAGCTAAATTGTTCCTTAATTCCAAGACTCTTTACTATGATGTAGAGCCATTTGTGTTTTATGTGTTGACTGAACGAGAAGTATCTGAGGATGGAAGAACAGTGAAAAATCACTTCGTTGGCTATTttagcaaagaaaaactaaACTCATCTGGGTACAATTTAAGTTGTATTATTACTTTACCTCTCTATCAGAGACGTGGATATGGCCATTTCTTGATGgatttttcatatttacTCTCTAAAAGAGAATTTTCACAGGGCACTCCTGAGAAACCGTTATCTGATCTAGGCCTTATTACTTATAGAAATTTCTGGAAGTTAAAATGTGCTGAAACACTTctttatttgaagaatgaaCTTAATTTGGAAGATAGTGAGAGTGATGATAAATTTCCTCTGGTCTCTATAGAGGATCTAGCAAATCTAACCGGAATGCTTCCAACTGATGTTATACTTGGCCTTGAAGAGTTAGGCGTATTTTACAGGTGTCCGGATCCTAATCAAAATACCACATCGTACTGTATTAAAATCGATTCTTGGAATAGAATCAAGGCCATTCGTGAAAACTGGCTAAGAAAGGGCTATCAGTCATTAAAACCAGAAAACTTAATTTGGAAGCCACTAATATATGGCCCATCAGGTGGTGTAAATGCGTTAGGAATGGTAGAACCCCCCAGTTTGCCAGAAGATCGTAAAACAAGTATATCCAGTGAGCCGAATTTCCAGAACAATCCAGTTGACTTCTTTGGTAGCCATATAACCATGGTGAAGAAGTTTATGACTGATGATATCGAAGATCCAAGGGACTTAGAAATTCTGACAATAGACAATATTAAGAAGAGAAAACTATCTGTTGGCAAAAACAACATGTTGCAACAGAGTTGGGAGATTGCATATCAAGATCCAAGGCCTGTTGATAAAAAGGATACTACTGCACGTAAAGCTCcctctcttctttcttcaaaaactACTCGAAAGGAATCCTTGATGTCTGCTGAGACCGAAGATGTACTCCCTTATGAAAACCAAGAAATGGATGATACTTCAGTAGTATTAGAAACTGAAGAAAGCGACCCTGACGACAATGATTACGATGAGGAGGATATTAACGAGAAAGTCATATCTTCtgattcatcatctttaGTGGTGTCTTCTGAGGAGGAAAATACAGATGAGACAATACCAGTCAGAAGATTTCCGCGAAGGCATGCTTCTGGGTTAGATGATGCATTGGATGACGATAGAGACGAATTGATAGATCTTACTACCTCAAGACAGAAAAGACAACTGAGGAGGATGTGATATGAACATCA includes these proteins:
- the SAS3 gene encoding histone acetyltransferase (CAGL0A04235g~Ortholog(s) have histone acetyltransferase activity and role in chromatin silencing at silent mating-type cassette, chromatin silencing at telomere, histone acetylation) codes for the protein MNRATRSRKPDQLPSQPQRYDYNTINDLGATHMTNGGTNVASITTNLSTNPNVEIHEEVFENNARKLGPLKIRYDSKKLLNFKRLLEVRSENAIKDSEASIREFDPNGDSDALQIPEVDDDIPYRGVVVGKKNYSTHRTIPSSTDREFFRRLFLESSTAAFYNGNVLLGNHDINDNDTSQPPNKKLKNVKAVKENPKTIEYVYIRDSEVKTWYTAPYPEEFNKNKILYVCEYCLKYMNSRFVYYRHTLKCKDHRPPGNEIYRDENVSVWEIDGRENVVYCQNLCLLAKLFLNSKTLYYDVEPFVFYVLTEREVSEDGRTVKNHFVGYFSKEKLNSSGYNLSCIITLPLYQRRGYGHFLMDFSYLLSKREFSQGTPEKPLSDLGLITYRNFWKLKCAETLLYLKNELNLEDSESDDKFPLVSIEDLANLTGMLPTDVILGLEELGVFYRCPDPNQNTTSYCIKIDSWNRIKAIRENWLRKGYQSLKPENLIWKPLIYGPSGGVNALGMVEPPSLPEDRKTSISSEPNFQNNPVDFFGSHITMVKKFMTDDIEDPRDLEILTIDNIKKRKLSVGKNNMLQQSWEIAYQDPRPVDKKDTTARKAPSLLSSKTTRKESLMSAETEDVLPYENQEMDDTSVVLETEESDPDDNDYDEEDINEKVISSDSSSLVVSSEEENTDETIPVRRFPRRHASGLDDALDDDRDELIDLTTSRQKRQLRRM